CAGCCGAGCCAAAGAAAAAAGTGGCGACCGTTCCAGCCGAACCGTCAGTACCGCCCACGGCCAAAACAGTGGAAGCGTCTGTTGCTTCAGGGGGCAAATGGAAGGAGATCCAGCAGATTCTCCTGGCCATGAAAGAACAGACTCTGCTTGAAATAAAGCGCTCGATCAAAAAGGGCTCGGAGGTGTCAGTCGGCGAGGAACCGACCGGTGATATCTACGATCAGGCCTCATCGGAGCGGGACCGAGAGCTTGGTCTGCTTCTGAACGACCGTGAGCGGGAAAAACTGCATAGCATTGACGAAGCACTGCTGCGGATTGCCGAAGGCGAGTACGGCATCTGCGAAGAGTGCGACGAAGATATCCCGATGGGGCGCCTGAAGGTGCTTCCCTTTACCCGTCACTGCGTCAAGTGCAAATCTGACCTGGAAAAGTTCCAGGCCCAGACCCGCCGGATAGAAGAGGATCGGGCCTATCGCGAGATACCGGTCGGCGACGACGACGAGGGCTAACCCCTACCGTAGCCGTTCCAGCAGCTGAAGCAGCACTCCTTTCCGGATTGCCATGGCATGCCGGGGGCAAAGTTCCCGGCAGCACCAGCAACGAATGCAACGCCCTGAATCAACCTTCAGGGCGTTTTTTGTCAGGGTGATGGCGGCTGGCGGACAGGCATCACGGCAAACACCGCACAGAGTACAGCTGCCCTTCTCCGCTCCGGGTAAGGGAGTCAACTGGTTACGCAACAGCTTTTTCAAGAACCCGGGCAGGCCGAACTGCACATCCAGCCCTTCCGGCAGGATAAAGGGGGGCACTGCAACCATGTCTGCCAGGTCAGCCGTCAGCTCAATCCGGTCCAACTCGGTACCGGGCAGCCCTCTGCGACGGGCCTCACGTTCCACCGGCAGCAGGTCGGCCGGAATGCCTGCCAGATATGCTGCGACCGTATCGACAGCCACCGGATTTTCCCCCGCCAGCAATAGCCCCAGTTGACGCGGCCTGCCGCTGTTGGGCCCATTTCCCTCCATGGCAAGAATCCCATCCACAATGGTCAATGCCACAGGTCTGGCAAAGGCGATCTCCAGCAACAGCCCGGCAAACAGCTCCTTTGAGTGCCCTGCGGTCAGGTGCAGACCTGCCTTGGCAGCGCCGACAACCGTCCCGTACAGGTTCTTCACGGCGCATGTCAGGGTCATCATCTCATGGGTCTTCAGCTTGGGCAAATTGATGATCACATCGGCGTCCAGATAGGCGGTTGCCAGCTCCAGCTGCCGAAAGGTCCCGAAGGCGCCCACACTGCGGGTCTCACCAAACGGGATCAGCTGTCCCCCGGCAGATTCGACCGCCTTCCTGATACCGCTCTTTTCGGCAACACGCTCAAAAGAGCCGATACCGGGGCTATCGCCCACCATTACCTCTGCCCCGGCCCCCCTGACCAGTTCCGTCACCAGCTTGACCAGCGCAGGATGCGTGGTAACAGCCGCCTCAGGCGGTTTGCCGGCCAGCAGATTGGGCTTCAGCAGCACCCGCTGGCCCGGTCTGACAAACCGCTCTATTCCCCCCAACGGCTGCAACAACGCAACAAGCCGTTCTCTCAGAAGATTCTCATCATATCCGTCACAGCCCTGCAGGCTTATCAAATCCATAACAGCCCCCTTGCGTTTTATTCCAGTTCAGTTACACTACGCTTGCAAGCGTCGACAGGCACTACTACCGCGGGCACGGGGTACCCATGAAATCAGCGACCATGGATCATTACGACATATCATTACTCTATGTAGAGGATGAACGGGTCACCCGTGAGCAGATTTCCCGAATCCTGCAACGGATCGTCACAGAGCTGCATGTCGCGGAAAACGGCCAGGAAGGCCTTGAACTCTACCGGGAGAAACACCCGGACATCATCATGACCGATATCATGATGCCGGTCATGAACGGCCTGGAAATGGCCCGTGAAATCCGCAAGTTGGATCATGACAGCCAGATTATCATGCTGACCGCCTATAGCGACACCGAATATCTGCTGGAATGCATCAGCCTGGGGATCAACCAGTACGTGCAGAAGCCGGTGGATTTTTCCCATTTGGCAACCGCAATAGAAACCTGCAGCAACTATGTCTTGCTGAAGCGGAAGCTGCACCAGCAGGAAAGCAAGATCCAGATGCTGTCTCAAGCGGTGGAACAGGCACCGGCACCGGTCATGATAACCTCATTAAGCGGCTCGATCGAATATGTCAATGCCATGTTCAGCCGCCTGACCGGCTATCAGGCCTCTGAAGTGCTGGGCCGCAATCCCCGCCTGCTGAAATCCGGCCTGAACTCTGCAGAGATCTACCACAACCTCTGGGAAACCATTTTGAGCGGCGAGGAGTGGAAGGGTGAGCTGGCCAACAAACGAAAAAACGGTTCCATCTATTGGGAAGTAGTCAAGATCTGCCCCTTACGCGATTCAGACAATGTGGTGACCGGTTTTTTGAAGGTTTCTCAGGATATCACTGAACGGAAACAATACGAAGAAAGCCTGCAGTACCTGGGCACCCATGACCCATTAACCGGCCTGTTCAACCGGGCCTATTTCGATGCGGAACTGCAACGGATCGAGTCGGGCCGCGAATACCCGGTCAGTATCGTGATGGCCGACATTGATGGGTTGAAGGGGGTAAACGATTCACGCGGCCACGATGAGGGTGACCGCCTGATTAAAGGGGCGGCAGAGGTACTCTTGTCTGCCTTCCGCTCCAGCGACGTGGTTGCCCGGATCGGCGGAGACGAATTTGCCGTGCTGCTCTCCCGCACCGACCATGACGCGGTTGTAGCGGCTATTCAACGGGTTAAAAACTGCGAAACCGATCCCAAGCTGGGAAATTTTGCCCGCTCACTTTCACTGGGAGCAGCAACGGCAGCACATCCGGATGAACTGCTGGACAGCATGAAGCTGGCTGACCGGCTTATGTATAAAGACAAGGCTGAACGCAAAGCCAGACACCTGAACAGCGCAACCAAGGCGTGATCAATCATCAAGACGCGCAACAGCTAAAACTGGATATTGGGTCGTAGCACAAGCGTAAAGTTAGACGCATTGGTATCCCGCAGACTCCCGCTGTAACGCGCCGGATCTTCCCAGATCATACCGACATCAAGCTTAAGTGCAACCCCCCAGGACTTGATCGGAAACTTCTTCCCCAAGACATACTCCTGGCGCAACAGATCACCATGCTTGGCACCGACGTCCCAGCGGACATCAAAGGTACTGTTCCGCAGGAACTCAAGTGGATTTACCCTGAAATCAAGGTTGCTGCGCCGGAATCCGACATAGAACGTGTTGGCAATATTCTGATTTTCGTGCATTTTTGCACCAAGCCGGAAACTCCAGGAGAGTTTTTCATCTTTAAAACTGCGCTCACCCTTCATCTTCCATTCGGCTTCAAGGGAATGGTCAGGAATCAGGACATTATTACGGATATGCTGATTCGAGTAACTGAAAAGGTAGCCCATATAGCCCTTGTTTGAGGACAGCCGTTCTTCACCCGGCTTGTTGAACTTGATCATATCACCCAAAAAGACTGAAAATGCGTAAGGCTCTTCAAAACCGGCAGTCAACCACTGGATTACATTCTGATTCCGCCCGATATCGGCTATCCCGTAGAAATCCCTGGCATACTCCTTCAGGGCAACACCTGCCAGCGGTAACGGCATGACCGCCGCCTCAACCAGCATGAAGCGAGGCACAAGAGAATTGAGCATCAACCTGCTGTAGACCTCAAACTCGCTCTGATCTGCCACCGTGGTAATAGGTGAACCGTCCAGCGGGATATTCAGCGAGACATTTGTATAGTAAAGGTCCGTCTCCCAGTCCAGATCAGCCCAGCCAAGCTCCTGACTGCCAAAAAGATATTCTTTCAAGGTTCTTTCAGATGGCGGGAATTGTTGAGGTCTGGCCGGTTCACCGGCATGGACCACACTGACGAGGGAGAGCAACAGAAAGCAGGCCAGCAGCAAAAACCGTTGTCGCATTACAGCCCTCCTTCCTGAAGCCCTTCTGCCAGCTGCAGCAATGGGCGCACGCGGTAACCTGCCGCCTTGGCCAGCGCCTCCAGCGCCTTCACCGGCACCAGCAGATGTCCTTCTCCCCGCGCCTGCTCAAAGGCCGCCTGGAATGCAAGCCACGTAAGCAGCTCTTCAAACCGCTCCTTATTAAACCAGACCACACCAGCATCCTCATGCACCAACAGGAAACGGTGCAACAGCGGATTGCTGAACAGCTGGTCCACACGGTCTGCAGCCCCTGTGGACCAGATCCTCCCTGCCACAGCGGCTGCAGCGCACAGCTCAACAGTCCACGCCCCGGAATGGCGTTCCACCAGTTCTTCTCCTGCTACAAAGGCCGCCAGAG
Above is a window of Trichlorobacter lovleyi SZ DNA encoding:
- a CDS encoding diguanylate cyclase, producing MKSATMDHYDISLLYVEDERVTREQISRILQRIVTELHVAENGQEGLELYREKHPDIIMTDIMMPVMNGLEMAREIRKLDHDSQIIMLTAYSDTEYLLECISLGINQYVQKPVDFSHLATAIETCSNYVLLKRKLHQQESKIQMLSQAVEQAPAPVMITSLSGSIEYVNAMFSRLTGYQASEVLGRNPRLLKSGLNSAEIYHNLWETILSGEEWKGELANKRKNGSIYWEVVKICPLRDSDNVVTGFLKVSQDITERKQYEESLQYLGTHDPLTGLFNRAYFDAELQRIESGREYPVSIVMADIDGLKGVNDSRGHDEGDRLIKGAAEVLLSAFRSSDVVARIGGDEFAVLLSRTDHDAVVAAIQRVKNCETDPKLGNFARSLSLGAATAAHPDELLDSMKLADRLMYKDKAERKARHLNSATKA
- a CDS encoding DUF362 domain-containing protein, with the protein product MDLISLQGCDGYDENLLRERLVALLQPLGGIERFVRPGQRVLLKPNLLAGKPPEAAVTTHPALVKLVTELVRGAGAEVMVGDSPGIGSFERVAEKSGIRKAVESAGGQLIPFGETRSVGAFGTFRQLELATAYLDADVIINLPKLKTHEMMTLTCAVKNLYGTVVGAAKAGLHLTAGHSKELFAGLLLEIAFARPVALTIVDGILAMEGNGPNSGRPRQLGLLLAGENPVAVDTVAAYLAGIPADLLPVEREARRRGLPGTELDRIELTADLADMVAVPPFILPEGLDVQFGLPGFLKKLLRNQLTPLPGAEKGSCTLCGVCRDACPPAAITLTKNALKVDSGRCIRCWCCRELCPRHAMAIRKGVLLQLLERLR
- a CDS encoding TraR/DksA family transcriptional regulator, yielding MATTKPVKKTTQEPSAASKKPAAPAPAKAPSKEAAETAPVKSEAKPADKAAEPKKKVATVPAEPSVPPTAKTVEASVASGGKWKEIQQILLAMKEQTLLEIKRSIKKGSEVSVGEEPTGDIYDQASSERDRELGLLLNDREREKLHSIDEALLRIAEGEYGICEECDEDIPMGRLKVLPFTRHCVKCKSDLEKFQAQTRRIEEDRAYREIPVGDDDEG